The Toxorhynchites rutilus septentrionalis strain SRP chromosome 3, ASM2978413v1, whole genome shotgun sequence genome includes a region encoding these proteins:
- the LOC129773387 gene encoding uncharacterized protein LOC129773387, producing the protein MVPLPVQRVTPYLRPFSSVGIDYLGPIEVTVGRRREKRWVAVFTCLAVRAVHLEVVPSLSTQSCLMAIRRFCCKRGVPQEIFSDNGTCFVGADNVLKKINSDCATSITSAPTAWHFNPPVAPHMGGIWERMVRSIKEAMKTLDDGRTVSDEVLQTTLAEAEDIINTRPITYMPQDSAEDEAITPNHYCRLDRLTTERNASLTRHLQTFTVVRNLFPLLMM; encoded by the coding sequence ATGGTGCCTCTTCCGGTGCAGCGCGTTACGCCCTATCTGCGACCATTTAGCTCAGTAGGTATCGATTATCTAGGTCCGATAGAAGTTACTGTGGGGcgaagaagagaaaaaagatGGGTTGCGGTGTTCACCTGCTTGGCCGTACGAGCGGTACATCTAGAAGTGGTGCCTAGTCTTTCAACACAATCCTGCTTGATGGCTATCCGAAGATTCTGTTGTAAACGAGGAGTACCACAGGAAATATTCTCAGACAATGGGACATGCTTCGTGGGTGCTGACAACGTACTAAAGAAGATAAATAGCGATTGTGCAACCAGTATTACAAGCGCTCCCACAGCGTGGCACTTCAATCCTCCGGTGGCGCCGCATATGGGCGGTATCTGGGAGCGAATGGTGAGGTCCATAAAGGAGGCGATGAAGACGCTGGACGATGGACGAACGGTATCCGACGAGGTTCTGCAAACAACGTTAGCGGAAGCTGAGGATATAATTAATACCAGGCCGATAACGTATATGCCACAAGACTCGGCAGAGGATGAAGCGATCACTCCGAACCACTACTGCAGACTTGATCGTTTAACCACTGAACGCAACGCAAGCCTTACGAGACACTTACAAACGTTCACAGTTGTTAGAAACCTATTTCCTTTGTTAATGATGTAA